From Pseudodesulfovibrio sp. JC047, a single genomic window includes:
- the mrdA gene encoding penicillin-binding protein 2: MSNLYNESDQQPPRSGLLLLQTLILGLFCLFAVRLWYLQIHHGDEFALKAKDNQLRQESIFSPRGLIRDRNGDLLAINEPAYALGLIREDCPDIEKALHQVAQWTDEDYGELDALYKKNRKRVKPFEPLILVPDLTFDQLAVIETNKLRWPGLEIQFRPRRLYLYGTLMAHVLGYVAEANEKELSKNPDLALGDVVGKQGIEFMLEDRMRGVKGLTQYEVDVTGRRLQERILKHPRAGHEISLSLDLGLQRLAMDWLDEEAGGVAVMDADTGQLLALATAPSYDSNDFSSGLTSKQWARLRDNPLHPMQNRVIQSVYPPGSVFKHVIAGAGLSYDMIDPKETVTCTGEMRLGRRIFRCWRRGGHGKVDLERALVESCDVYFYKLGKKLTVDRMSNFAQAVGFGEKTGIRLPHEKAGNIPTREWKRRRFNEGWQGGDSLNMAIGQGFTLVTPLQVVRFFASLINGGKLLKPLLLKDEKTVVQREIPLTPDQLALLRDALIETVDNNRGTARRLRTKGVIVGGKTGTAQVVRLTDELKGLKDDEIPYRFRDHAWMAATAEKDGRRYAIAVLIEHGLHGGSGAGPIIKACIDYLFSGTVTLKPEARKAKARAVRALSLKKKEKRRAN; the protein is encoded by the coding sequence ATGTCAAATCTCTATAACGAATCAGACCAACAGCCACCCCGATCCGGCCTGCTCCTGCTCCAGACACTTATCCTGGGACTCTTCTGCCTCTTTGCCGTCCGACTCTGGTACCTCCAGATTCACCACGGGGATGAATTCGCGCTCAAGGCAAAGGATAACCAACTCCGTCAGGAATCCATTTTCTCCCCACGCGGCCTGATCCGCGATCGCAACGGTGACCTGCTGGCCATCAATGAACCAGCATACGCACTGGGACTCATCCGCGAAGATTGCCCGGATATCGAAAAAGCCCTGCATCAGGTCGCGCAATGGACTGACGAAGACTATGGCGAGCTTGACGCCCTGTACAAAAAAAATCGCAAACGGGTCAAACCCTTCGAACCGTTGATCCTTGTTCCGGATTTGACATTTGACCAACTGGCGGTCATCGAGACCAATAAACTTCGGTGGCCGGGGCTTGAAATTCAATTCCGTCCACGCCGACTGTATCTTTACGGCACACTTATGGCGCATGTTCTCGGCTATGTGGCCGAAGCCAACGAAAAAGAGCTCTCGAAAAACCCGGACCTTGCGTTGGGCGACGTCGTGGGCAAACAGGGCATTGAATTCATGCTCGAAGACCGGATGCGTGGCGTCAAGGGACTCACCCAGTACGAGGTGGATGTCACTGGCCGACGGCTTCAGGAACGCATTCTCAAACATCCCCGCGCCGGTCATGAAATTTCCTTGTCACTGGATCTCGGTCTACAACGCCTTGCCATGGACTGGCTCGATGAAGAAGCCGGTGGCGTGGCGGTGATGGATGCGGACACCGGCCAACTTCTGGCCCTGGCAACCGCCCCATCCTATGATTCCAATGATTTTTCATCGGGACTGACATCCAAACAATGGGCACGGCTCAGAGACAACCCGCTTCACCCGATGCAAAATCGGGTCATCCAATCCGTGTATCCTCCAGGTTCCGTGTTCAAACACGTTATTGCCGGGGCCGGATTGAGTTATGACATGATCGATCCAAAAGAAACCGTGACATGCACTGGCGAAATGCGCCTTGGCCGACGGATTTTCCGATGCTGGCGCAGAGGCGGCCATGGCAAGGTCGATCTGGAACGGGCGTTGGTCGAATCCTGCGACGTCTATTTCTATAAACTGGGCAAAAAACTCACGGTTGACCGCATGAGCAATTTTGCACAAGCAGTTGGTTTCGGCGAAAAGACCGGCATTCGACTACCGCATGAAAAAGCGGGAAACATCCCGACCCGCGAATGGAAGCGGCGACGTTTCAACGAAGGCTGGCAGGGCGGTGACAGCCTGAACATGGCCATCGGTCAAGGATTTACCCTGGTCACTCCACTTCAGGTCGTTCGATTTTTCGCCAGTCTCATCAATGGGGGAAAACTGTTGAAACCCCTGCTGCTCAAGGATGAAAAGACCGTTGTGCAACGCGAAATCCCTCTGACACCCGATCAACTCGCCCTGCTCCGGGATGCCCTGATTGAAACAGTTGACAACAATCGAGGGACTGCTCGCCGTCTGCGTACAAAAGGCGTGATCGTCGGCGGCAAGACCGGCACGGCCCAGGTCGTTCGTCTGACTGATGAACTGAAGGGGCTCAAGGACGACGAAATTCCCTATCGATTCAGAGATCACGCTTGGATGGCAGCGACAGCTGAAAAAGACGGACGCCGGTACGCCATTGCGGTTCTCATTGAACACGGCCTGCACGGCGGGAGCGGCGCAGGTCCCATCATCAAAGCGTGCATCGATTATCTGTTCAGCGGCACGGTCACCTTGAAACCCGAAGCCAGAAAAGCCAAGGCACGCGCAGTTCGAGCGCTGTCCCTCAAGAAAAAGGAGAAACGCCGTGCCAATTGA
- the rodA gene encoding rod shape-determining protein RodA: protein MPIDRRLLLYINWPLLGMAVILFLVGVLNLYSASGFRLEGGMNLAPYYHKQLLWGVPGLLGMLVFMFFDYRHLRTMAWPLFWTTVILLIAVFFMGKTIYGARRWLDLGFMNFQPSELAKIAILVVGARILSKEREPLGFIRLGYVLGVGMILAGLIIKQPDLGSGLSILLILGGMILFRGVTPKVFKTALVAIPALLPMSWFFLHDYQKQRIMTFLDPTTDPLGAGYHIIQSEIAIGSGGFWGKGFLQGTQSQLRFLPERHTDFAVAVLGEEWGFFGTLLLLALFCLFLYQMVLIAKDARGLFGSYLAAGVFFYFFWQILINTGMVLGLMPVVGIPLPFISYGGSATLVNFCLVGLVLNVSMRRFLFKQN from the coding sequence GTGCCAATTGATCGCAGGCTCCTGCTTTATATTAACTGGCCGTTGCTCGGCATGGCCGTCATCCTTTTTCTGGTCGGCGTTCTGAATCTCTACTCGGCCAGCGGATTTCGACTCGAAGGTGGCATGAATCTCGCCCCGTACTATCACAAGCAACTCTTGTGGGGTGTTCCGGGACTGCTCGGAATGCTCGTTTTCATGTTTTTCGATTATCGACACCTGCGCACCATGGCGTGGCCCCTTTTCTGGACCACGGTCATCCTGCTCATCGCCGTCTTTTTCATGGGCAAAACCATTTATGGGGCTCGTCGGTGGCTCGATCTCGGTTTCATGAACTTTCAGCCCTCGGAACTGGCCAAAATCGCCATTCTCGTCGTGGGTGCACGCATCCTTTCCAAAGAACGAGAACCGCTCGGCTTCATCCGACTCGGCTACGTGCTTGGCGTAGGGATGATTCTGGCGGGATTGATTATCAAACAACCCGACCTCGGCTCCGGCCTGTCCATTCTCCTGATTCTCGGCGGCATGATCCTTTTCCGTGGCGTGACACCAAAGGTCTTCAAAACAGCACTGGTGGCTATCCCGGCCCTCCTCCCCATGTCGTGGTTTTTCCTGCATGACTACCAAAAGCAACGGATCATGACATTTCTTGACCCCACAACCGATCCATTGGGTGCCGGATATCATATCATTCAATCCGAGATTGCCATTGGGTCCGGCGGATTCTGGGGCAAAGGCTTTCTTCAGGGAACCCAATCCCAATTACGATTCCTGCCCGAACGGCATACGGACTTCGCCGTGGCCGTCCTTGGCGAAGAATGGGGCTTCTTCGGAACCCTGCTGTTACTGGCCCTTTTCTGCCTCTTTCTGTACCAAATGGTCCTCATTGCAAAAGACGCACGAGGCTTATTCGGGTCCTACCTCGCAGCCGGCGTGTTCTTCTATTTTTTCTGGCAAATCCTCATTAATACGGGTATGGTCCTCGGGCTTATGCCAGTGGTCGGAATTCCGCTCCCGTTCATCAGTTACGGAGGAAGTGCGACTCTGGTAAATTTTTGTCTTGTCGGGCTTGTGCTCAATGTATCAATGAGACGTTTTCTTTTCAAACAAAACTAA
- a CDS encoding polymer-forming cytoskeletal protein → MARDEINAFLGAGTNYQGKLHFQGAVRIDGNFQGEVVSEGTLVVGQEAVVDGLVKVGQLVLSGKLKGEVEAKDKVVLHKTANLQGNIKTPSLVVEEGAVLEGELAMGSRSVGSDAQPKNES, encoded by the coding sequence ATGGCGAGAGACGAAATCAATGCATTTTTGGGGGCCGGAACCAACTACCAGGGAAAATTGCATTTTCAAGGCGCAGTGCGCATTGATGGCAACTTTCAGGGAGAAGTGGTTTCCGAGGGGACACTCGTCGTTGGACAGGAAGCCGTTGTAGACGGACTGGTCAAGGTGGGCCAGCTTGTGCTCTCCGGAAAACTCAAAGGGGAAGTTGAGGCAAAAGACAAGGTCGTCTTGCATAAAACGGCCAACTTGCAAGGGAACATCAAGACACCGAGCCTCGTCGTCGAAGAGGGCGCGGTTCTTGAAGGCGAGCTGGCTATGGGCAGCCGCAGCGTGGGTTCGGACGCACAACCGAAAAATGAATCCTAA
- a CDS encoding ATP synthase F0 subunit B: protein MVLPDKTIFIQGLNFLAMIFLLNIVLIKPIREIIKKRKGLMDDQLEKIEGFNKKAETKVLDYEEQLAAARKEAGEIRTAAKDAGVVEEQALLSAAGTKASGTIHAARTEIQSQVQDAMKQLTKDVDKYAEQATGKILGQA, encoded by the coding sequence ATGGTATTACCTGACAAAACAATTTTTATCCAAGGTCTAAACTTCTTGGCTATGATCTTCTTGCTGAATATCGTGCTTATCAAGCCGATTCGCGAGATTATCAAGAAACGCAAGGGGTTAATGGACGACCAGCTGGAAAAAATCGAAGGCTTCAACAAAAAAGCAGAGACGAAAGTTCTTGATTATGAAGAGCAACTCGCCGCTGCCCGGAAGGAAGCTGGAGAGATTCGCACCGCAGCCAAGGACGCAGGGGTAGTCGAGGAGCAGGCGTTGTTGTCCGCCGCTGGCACCAAAGCATCCGGCACCATTCACGCGGCCCGCACCGAGATTCAATCTCAGGTACAGGACGCGATGAAGCAGTTGACCAAGGACGTGGACAAATACGCTGAGCAGGCTACAGGCAAAATCCTGGGCCAGGCTTAG
- the atpF gene encoding F0F1 ATP synthase subunit B: MYVFFAVLLTALAISSVAFASAAEGHALFTADNVKDYGLRILNFVIFAFLLYKFGGAKIKDFFMGRRDGIKQDLDDLQTRQADAEKKLTDVESSIANMAQEKQQILDDAKAQGEAIKAAIIAKAEKDAQALTEQAKRTASNEAQAAIETIRAEMADMVVEAAEKIVAEKLSAEDHEKLVDDYLTKVVLN, from the coding sequence ATGTATGTGTTTTTTGCGGTCCTGCTGACCGCTTTGGCTATCTCCTCTGTCGCTTTTGCCAGCGCTGCGGAAGGCCACGCACTCTTCACGGCGGATAACGTGAAGGACTATGGCCTGCGTATTCTCAACTTCGTCATTTTCGCATTTCTGCTGTACAAATTCGGTGGTGCGAAAATCAAGGACTTCTTTATGGGTCGCCGCGACGGTATCAAGCAGGATCTCGACGACCTGCAGACCCGTCAGGCCGATGCGGAAAAGAAGCTCACCGACGTTGAGTCCAGCATCGCCAACATGGCGCAGGAAAAGCAACAGATTCTCGACGATGCCAAGGCACAGGGGGAGGCCATCAAGGCCGCTATTATTGCCAAGGCTGAGAAGGATGCACAGGCTCTGACCGAACAGGCCAAGCGCACCGCTTCCAATGAGGCACAGGCTGCCATCGAAACCATTCGTGCCGAAATGGCCGACATGGTCGTCGAAGCCGCCGAAAAGATCGTTGCCGAGAAGCTGAGTGCCGAAGACCACGAAAAGCTCGTGGATGACTATTTAACAAAGGTGGTGCTCAATTGA
- the atpH gene encoding ATP synthase F1 subunit delta codes for MIGNVVSRRYAKALFTVGAAKGEAEQAKYGEQLIAIGASISEVPEATAFFKNPAFSVEEKKAVLNQLIEKVSVDQMVKNFCDLMADKGRVEMLPAVASDYKAMMDAVSGVISGELTTVGELNEERKSAIQANLEKQAGKKLELSFSTDKDILGGIVLKVGDKVMDASLKAQLQILKENIKRGE; via the coding sequence TTGATCGGTAACGTCGTTTCCCGCCGCTATGCCAAAGCGCTGTTTACCGTTGGTGCTGCCAAGGGTGAAGCTGAGCAGGCAAAGTACGGCGAGCAACTGATCGCTATCGGTGCTTCCATCAGTGAAGTTCCCGAGGCGACAGCCTTTTTCAAAAACCCGGCATTCTCTGTCGAGGAAAAAAAGGCTGTCCTGAATCAGTTGATCGAAAAGGTTTCGGTTGACCAGATGGTCAAGAACTTCTGTGACCTCATGGCTGACAAGGGCCGGGTCGAGATGCTTCCCGCCGTCGCTTCCGATTACAAGGCTATGATGGACGCCGTTTCCGGCGTTATCTCCGGCGAACTCACCACGGTGGGTGAACTGAATGAGGAAAGAAAATCTGCAATCCAGGCAAACCTTGAGAAACAGGCCGGCAAGAAGCTGGAACTGTCTTTCTCGACCGACAAGGATATCCTTGGCGGCATTGTCCTCAAGGTGGGGGACAAAGTCATGGACGCCAGCCTCAAGGCGCAACTGCAGATTTTGAAAGAAAATATTAAAAGGGGTGAGTAG
- the atpA gene encoding F0F1 ATP synthase subunit alpha, which produces MQIKAEEISKIIQDQIQNYESRVEMSETGTVLSVGDGIARVHGVENVMAMELLEFPGGLKGMVLNLEEDNVGVALLGPASGVKEGDPVKRTGEIYSVPVGDGVMGRVVNPLGEPLDGLGPLETTETRPVELKAPGIIARKSVHEPCYTGLKAIDAMTPVGRGQRELVIGDRQTGKTAVCVDAIIAQKNTDVHCFYVAIGQKKASVALVADILRQHGAMEYTTIVSATASEPAPLQYIAAYTGVTMAEFYRDKGKHALICYDDLSKQATAYREMSLLLRRPPGREAFPGDVFYLHSRLLERSCKVNDSLGAGSLTALPVIETQAGDVSAFIPTNVISITDGQIYLEPNLFLSGVRPAINVGLSVSRVGGSAQIKAMKQVAGTLRLDLAQYRELAAFASFGSDLDKGTQEKLNRGARMVELLKQPQYKPQTVQEQVAVLFAGTRGFLDDVPVESVQKFESEFLEFMNNAKSAVLDSIVEKQKIDDAVEADLKAAIDEFKKGFSA; this is translated from the coding sequence ATGCAGATTAAAGCAGAAGAAATCAGCAAAATCATTCAGGACCAGATTCAGAATTATGAGTCTCGTGTTGAAATGAGCGAGACAGGTACCGTCCTCTCCGTAGGTGACGGTATCGCTCGTGTTCACGGCGTTGAGAACGTCATGGCCATGGAGCTGCTGGAATTCCCCGGCGGCTTGAAGGGCATGGTTCTGAACCTGGAAGAAGACAACGTTGGTGTTGCCCTGTTGGGTCCCGCCTCCGGTGTCAAGGAAGGAGACCCGGTCAAGCGGACCGGCGAAATTTACTCCGTGCCCGTCGGTGACGGCGTCATGGGTCGCGTTGTCAACCCCTTGGGCGAACCGCTTGACGGTTTGGGACCCCTCGAGACAACAGAAACCCGTCCTGTGGAATTGAAGGCTCCCGGCATCATCGCCCGTAAGTCCGTCCACGAACCGTGCTACACCGGCCTCAAGGCAATCGACGCCATGACCCCGGTCGGACGTGGTCAGCGTGAGTTGGTCATTGGTGACCGTCAGACTGGTAAAACCGCTGTCTGTGTGGATGCCATCATTGCCCAGAAAAACACTGACGTGCATTGCTTCTACGTCGCCATCGGACAGAAAAAAGCTTCTGTAGCTCTGGTTGCCGACATTCTCCGTCAGCACGGTGCAATGGAATACACCACCATCGTTTCCGCAACCGCATCCGAACCCGCTCCGCTCCAGTACATCGCTGCATACACTGGCGTGACCATGGCCGAGTTCTACCGCGATAAAGGCAAACACGCACTGATCTGCTACGATGATTTGTCCAAGCAGGCCACCGCATACCGCGAAATGTCCCTCCTTCTTCGTCGTCCTCCGGGCCGTGAAGCTTTCCCTGGTGACGTTTTCTACCTGCACTCCAGACTGTTGGAACGTTCCTGCAAGGTCAATGACTCCCTGGGTGCCGGTTCTCTGACCGCCCTGCCCGTCATTGAAACGCAGGCTGGTGACGTGTCCGCATTTATTCCGACCAACGTTATCTCCATTACCGATGGACAGATCTACTTGGAACCGAACCTGTTCTTGTCCGGTGTTCGTCCGGCCATCAACGTCGGTCTCTCGGTCTCCCGAGTCGGTGGTTCCGCACAGATCAAGGCCATGAAACAGGTCGCAGGTACGCTGCGTCTGGATCTGGCTCAGTATCGTGAACTGGCAGCATTCGCTTCCTTTGGTTCCGATCTTGATAAAGGCACTCAGGAAAAACTGAATCGTGGTGCACGCATGGTCGAACTGCTGAAACAACCGCAGTACAAACCGCAGACAGTGCAGGAACAGGTTGCTGTGCTCTTCGCCGGTACCCGTGGATTCCTTGATGACGTTCCTGTCGAGTCCGTGCAGAAGTTCGAATCAGAATTCCTCGAGTTCATGAACAACGCCAAATCCGCTGTGCTCGACTCCATCGTTGAGAAACAGAAGATCGATGACGCTGTCGAAGCGGACCTCAAAGCCGCTATCGATGAGTTCAAGAAAGGCTTCAGTGCATAA
- a CDS encoding F0F1 ATP synthase subunit gamma has translation MASLRDVQNQIVGVKKTKQITKAMNMVASAKLRNAQERIERFRPYADKFYEMLGDLAAGADESVHPLLEVRDEVKTVGIMVTTSDRGLCGAFNVNIINKAMNLANKKAAEGKTVKVYCIGKKATEAFKKTEHELMRAETDAMTKFDFTLAASIGNELISGYIHGELDEVHVCYGEFQSMGKQPPIDLMVLPMAAQEKTESESGSGDYLYEPSVEGLLAELLPRFIKVQVYRGLLDTSCSEHAARMAAMDNATKACDELTDSLTLLFNKTRQAAITGELLDIVGGVNALQG, from the coding sequence ATGGCTTCTTTACGAGACGTCCAAAATCAGATTGTTGGCGTCAAGAAAACCAAGCAGATCACCAAGGCCATGAACATGGTGGCCTCGGCAAAACTGCGCAACGCACAGGAGCGTATCGAACGCTTCCGTCCGTATGCGGACAAGTTTTACGAGATGCTTGGAGACTTGGCGGCCGGCGCTGATGAATCGGTACACCCGCTGCTGGAAGTCCGGGATGAAGTAAAAACCGTGGGTATCATGGTGACGACTTCAGATCGCGGCCTCTGTGGCGCATTTAATGTCAATATTATCAACAAGGCCATGAATCTGGCAAACAAGAAAGCCGCCGAAGGCAAAACCGTCAAGGTGTATTGCATCGGCAAAAAGGCCACCGAGGCTTTCAAGAAGACCGAACATGAACTCATGCGCGCCGAAACGGATGCCATGACAAAGTTCGACTTCACGCTGGCTGCCAGTATCGGCAATGAACTCATTTCAGGCTACATTCATGGCGAACTGGACGAAGTCCATGTCTGCTATGGTGAGTTCCAGTCCATGGGCAAACAGCCGCCTATCGATCTGATGGTTCTGCCTATGGCAGCTCAAGAAAAAACCGAAAGTGAAAGCGGCTCTGGTGACTATTTGTACGAACCGTCTGTCGAGGGGCTGCTGGCCGAGCTGTTGCCTCGATTCATCAAGGTCCAAGTTTACCGCGGTCTGCTGGATACGTCGTGCTCCGAGCACGCGGCCCGCATGGCTGCCATGGACAACGCCACCAAGGCGTGTGACGAGTTGACGGATTCCCTGACCTTGCTCTTCAACAAGACAAGGCAGGCCGCCATCACTGGCGAACTTTTGGACATTGTTGGCGGCGTCAACGCGCTGCAAGGATAA
- the atpD gene encoding F0F1 ATP synthase subunit beta, translating to MANTGKICQVIGAVVDVEFAEGNLPNILSALEIKNPNNTDAPELICEVAQHMGNNVVRTIAMDATEGLVRGMEAVDLESPITAPVGSGSLGRIMNVVGAPVDEMGDIPCEKRLPIHRAAPAFTELSTKVELLETGIKVVDLLIPFPKGGKMGLFGGAGVGKTVILMEMINNIAKQHGGISVFAGVGERTREGNDLYHEMKEAGVLEKAALVYGQMNEPPGARARVALTALTCAEYFRDEEGQDVLLFIDNIFRFTQAGSEVSALLGRMPSAVGYQPTLGTDLGGLQERITSTDKGSITSVQAVYVPADDLTDPAPATTFAHLDGTLVLSRQIAELGIYPAVDPLDSTSRILSPEVLGEEHYRTAREVQAVLQKYKDLQDIIAILGMDELSDDDKVVVARARRVQRFLSQPFHVAEIFTGFPGKYVKTEDTVKAFRDILDGKYDDLPEQAFFLCGGIEEAIEKAKQ from the coding sequence ATGGCTAATACTGGTAAAATCTGTCAGGTAATTGGCGCCGTTGTCGACGTCGAATTTGCCGAAGGGAATCTTCCCAACATTCTGTCTGCGTTGGAGATTAAAAACCCCAACAATACTGACGCACCTGAGTTGATCTGTGAAGTCGCTCAGCATATGGGCAACAACGTTGTCCGTACCATCGCCATGGACGCGACCGAAGGTCTTGTCCGCGGCATGGAAGCGGTTGACTTGGAATCACCCATCACCGCTCCGGTCGGATCCGGCTCTCTGGGCCGTATCATGAACGTCGTCGGCGCACCCGTTGACGAAATGGGCGACATTCCCTGCGAAAAACGTCTGCCCATTCACCGCGCTGCCCCCGCCTTCACCGAGCTGTCCACCAAGGTTGAACTGCTCGAAACCGGCATCAAGGTCGTTGACCTGCTCATCCCCTTCCCGAAGGGTGGTAAAATGGGCCTGTTCGGCGGCGCCGGTGTTGGCAAGACCGTTATCCTCATGGAAATGATCAACAACATCGCCAAACAGCACGGTGGTATTTCCGTGTTCGCCGGTGTTGGAGAGCGGACCCGTGAAGGAAACGACCTCTATCACGAAATGAAAGAGGCCGGCGTTCTGGAGAAAGCCGCATTAGTGTACGGCCAGATGAACGAACCTCCGGGAGCCCGTGCTCGTGTTGCTCTGACCGCACTGACCTGCGCAGAATACTTCCGCGACGAAGAAGGCCAGGATGTGTTGTTGTTCATTGATAACATCTTCCGCTTCACCCAGGCTGGTTCCGAGGTTTCCGCACTGCTCGGTCGTATGCCTTCCGCAGTTGGTTACCAGCCCACGCTGGGTACTGACCTCGGTGGTCTTCAGGAACGGATCACATCCACCGACAAGGGTTCCATTACCTCTGTCCAGGCTGTCTACGTCCCTGCTGATGACTTGACTGACCCCGCACCGGCAACCACCTTTGCTCACTTGGACGGTACACTCGTTTTGTCCCGTCAGATCGCTGAGCTGGGTATTTACCCTGCGGTTGACCCGCTTGACTCCACGTCTCGTATTCTCTCCCCCGAAGTTCTCGGTGAAGAGCATTACCGGACTGCTCGTGAAGTCCAGGCCGTGTTGCAGAAGTACAAGGACCTCCAGGACATCATTGCCATTCTCGGTATGGATGAATTGTCTGATGACGATAAGGTCGTTGTTGCCCGCGCCCGTCGTGTGCAGCGTTTCCTGTCTCAGCCGTTCCACGTTGCCGAGATTTTCACCGGTTTCCCTGGCAAGTACGTCAAGACCGAAGACACCGTAAAGGCGTTCCGCGACATTCTGGACGGCAAGTATGACGACCTGCCCGAGCAGGCCTTCTTCCTGTGCGGCGGAATCGAGGAAGCCATCGAAAAAGCCAAGCAATAA
- a CDS encoding F0F1 ATP synthase subunit epsilon → MATLKLEIVTPDRKVLSEDVDYVGAPGIMGEFGILPNHVPFLSALGIGNLHYNQDGKAYYVFVSGGFAEVSNNKVTILAEVADKATEIDTERAKLAKERAEERAAAAKEKIDHIRNQAALKRSIMRINCKSCGQDAGTC, encoded by the coding sequence ATGGCCACATTGAAACTAGAGATCGTCACTCCCGACCGGAAAGTACTTTCCGAGGACGTGGATTACGTGGGCGCACCCGGTATCATGGGTGAATTCGGTATTTTGCCGAACCACGTTCCCTTCCTGTCCGCTCTGGGAATCGGCAATCTTCATTATAACCAAGACGGCAAGGCGTATTATGTCTTCGTCTCCGGTGGATTCGCCGAAGTCAGCAACAACAAGGTCACCATTCTGGCTGAAGTTGCTGACAAGGCCACCGAGATCGATACAGAACGCGCGAAACTGGCCAAGGAGCGTGCTGAAGAGCGCGCGGCCGCAGCCAAGGAAAAGATTGACCATATCCGTAACCAGGCGGCTTTGAAGCGCTCTATCATGCGCATCAACTGCAAGTCGTGCGGCCAGGATGCAGGTACCTGCTAG
- the waaF gene encoding lipopolysaccharide heptosyltransferase II, with product MHEYTKIAVWQTAFLGDAVLTLPMLRAVRERFPQAEVHFFVRSGFESLFTGQPEITQVHGFAKRGAQKSLNHAILYGKELGKQGFDLWVSPHTSFRSALVSRATGIGRRIGYNAPWFNRFAYTETVSRRFTELDEIERLMELVKPLGIRGPAPAAQLTLSEASRDAARTYWTTMGFDRPVLGIHPGSTWPTKCWPVEYFSAIAARAVENGAHVLIFAGPGEESVASQVERGAQCDPRHVTNLAGTLSLPELAAYLGRLDAYLSNDSGPMHLAWTQDVPLVAVFGPTVRSLGFFPRGANSTVMEIELSCRPCGLHGSKTCPEKHFKCMKQVTPDMVWDVLRKKLSL from the coding sequence ATGCATGAATACACAAAAATAGCCGTCTGGCAGACCGCTTTTCTCGGGGATGCCGTCTTGACGTTGCCTATGCTTCGGGCAGTGCGGGAGCGTTTTCCTCAGGCCGAAGTGCACTTTTTTGTGCGCAGCGGTTTTGAGTCGCTTTTTACCGGACAACCGGAGATTACTCAGGTTCACGGATTTGCCAAACGGGGGGCGCAGAAGTCGTTGAACCACGCCATCCTCTATGGAAAGGAACTGGGAAAACAGGGGTTTGACCTATGGGTTTCTCCGCATACGAGTTTTCGTTCGGCGTTGGTGAGTCGGGCCACGGGCATTGGTCGTCGTATCGGGTATAATGCGCCTTGGTTCAACCGATTTGCCTACACCGAGACCGTGAGTCGGCGATTCACTGAATTGGATGAGATTGAACGGCTGATGGAGTTGGTGAAGCCGCTCGGGATTCGGGGACCGGCTCCGGCCGCACAATTGACCCTGTCCGAGGCAAGTCGAGACGCGGCCCGAACCTATTGGACAACGATGGGGTTTGATCGGCCCGTTTTGGGTATCCACCCGGGGTCAACCTGGCCGACTAAATGCTGGCCAGTGGAGTATTTTAGTGCCATTGCAGCGCGTGCTGTCGAGAATGGGGCACATGTGCTCATTTTTGCCGGACCGGGCGAAGAATCGGTCGCCAGTCAGGTGGAACGTGGGGCACAGTGCGATCCACGGCATGTGACGAATCTGGCGGGCACGTTGTCATTGCCGGAATTGGCCGCCTACCTTGGGCGGCTGGATGCGTATTTGAGCAATGACTCCGGGCCGATGCACCTGGCCTGGACCCAGGATGTCCCGTTGGTCGCCGTGTTCGGACCGACCGTGCGGTCATTGGGCTTTTTTCCGCGAGGGGCCAATTCAACGGTTATGGAAATCGAGTTGTCGTGTCGGCCTTGCGGATTGCACGGGTCCAAGACCTGTCCAGAAAAACATTTCAAATGTATGAAACAGGTCACGCCAGATATGGTGTGGGATGTACTTCGAAAGAAGCTTAGTCTTTGA